The Malus domestica chromosome 10, GDT2T_hap1 genome contains a region encoding:
- the LOC103446419 gene encoding monothiol glutaredoxin-S17 encodes MGGSVKDVQSKKELDSLVHGGAPVVLHFWASWCEASKHMDEVFAHLSTDFPHAHFLRVEAEEQPEISEAYSVSAVPFFAFVKDGKVADTLEGADPSSLANKVARIAGSINPGEPAAPASLGMAAGSTILETVQELARENGSSQVKTQVQNGPADALKRRLQQLIDSNPVMLFMKGSPEAPQCGFSQKIVDILKKENVKYGSFDILSDSEVREGLKKYSNWPTFPQLYCKGELLGGCDIAISMHEGGELKEVFRDHGIDTTDSAGAKVTEAGSGKGGISASTGVSETLNSRLESLINKSPVVLFMKGKPDEPKCGFSRKVVDILVQEKVDFESFDILSDEEVRQGLKVYSNWSSYPQLYIKGELIGGSDIVLEMQKSGELKKVLAEKGIVPKDTLEDRLKKLITSSPVMVFIKGTPDAPRCGFSSKVVNALREEGVSFGSFDILSDEDVRQGIKVFSNWPTYPQLYYKGELIGGCDIVMELKSNGELKATLTE; translated from the exons ATGGGTGGCTCAGTGAAGGATGTGCAGTCGAAGAAGGAGCTCGATAGCTTGGTTCACGGCGGCGCGCCGGTGGTTCTGCACTTCTGGGCGTCGTGGTGTGAAGCTTCCAAGCACATGGACGAGGTTTTCGCCCATCTCTCCACCGATTTCCCTCACGCCCATTTCTTAAGG GTAGAAGCTGAGGAACAGCCGGAGATATCCGAGGCCTATTCGGTTTCTGCTGTGCCGTTTTTCGCCTTTGTGAAG GATGGAAAGGTTGCTGATACATTAGAAGGCGCAGATCCATCCAGTTTGGCCAATAAAGTTGCTAGGATTGCGGGATCAATTAACCCTGGAGAACCTGCTGCTCCTGCAAGCCTTGGGATGGCTGCTGGATCGACCATACTCGAAACAGTCCAAGAGTTAGCAAGAGAAAATGGTTCTTCCCAGGTGAAAACTCAAGTGCAAAATGGCCCTGCTGATGCCTTGAAAAGGCGGTTGCAGCAGCTGATTGACTCCAATCCAGTCATGCTTTTCATGAAAGGTAGCCCTGAGGCGCCCCAATGTGGATTTAGCCAAAAAATTGTTGACATTTTGAAGAAGGAGAATGTCAAATATGGAAGTTTCGATATTCTTTCGGACAGTGAAGTCAGGGAGGGGTTGAAGAAGTATTCTAACTGGCCAACATTTCCGCAGCTTTACTGCAAAGGGGAGCTTCTTGGTGGGTGTGACATAGCAATTTCAATGCATGAGGGTGGTGAATTAAAGGAAGTTTTCAGAGACCATGGAATTGATACTACTGATTCTGCTGGGGCAAAAGTAACTGAAGCTGGAAGCGGAAAGGGTGGAATCTCAGCATCTACTGGTGTGAGTGAAACTCTTAACTCTCGACTCGAAAGCCTGATTAATAAAAGCCCTGTTGTGCTGTTTATGAAGGGAAAACCAGATGAACCCAAGTGTGGTTTCAGCCGAAAGGTGGTCGATATCCTTGTGCAAGAAAAGGTGGACTTTGAGAGTTTTGATATTCTCTCTGATGAAGAAGTCCGTCAAGGGCTTAAGGTTTATTCAAACTGGTCCAGTTATCCTCAACTATACATCAAAGGTGAACTAATTGGTGGATCAGATATTGTTTTGGAGATGCAAAAGAGTGGTGAGCTCAAGAAGGTTTTGGCAGAGAAAGGGATTGTTCCGAAAGATACTCTTGAAGATCGTTTAAAGAAATTGATTACTTCTTCACCAGTGATGGTCTTCATCAAGGGCACACCCGATGCACCCAGATGCGGTTTTAGTTCCAAGGTCGTGAATGCCCTTAGAGAAGAGGGTGTGAGTTTTGGGTCCTTTGATATTTTATCCGACGAGGATGTGAGGCAGGGGATCAAAGTCTTCTCCAACTGGCCAACGTATCCTCAGCTATACTACAAAGGTG
- the LOC103446420 gene encoding putative nuclear RNA export factor SDE5 — MEASGSNGASSLADDMALRGLLEVFGAAFSLDQITSAYCKAGKNADAAAEALATSAPNGGETSGLPANSIYKKPPYQENGNGNRNRNGNGNPRPSKPKYRPVSVGSVSSIIGKQYVKETAPAPANGSNEATKPLKLDSSVLPMSENWVENDESCSSRDELLHQGMEDFLFSMLGVGFKLERDQIRQVLDSCGYDMEKSMEKLINLPASTSEKRNELIRKSSEKSADLSLKYEVSSDRKSKNSTEGNRDRASNTNEAESTGQQKERNDLEKDILASLFCASERAEERLVERPRRTIKSGSGYGAYGQLVAEPPDDFISEYKSAVVYQHHHGEEDADDEDSYQVLRRSVKEYRSTMKDYYQAAVAAFAKEDHDRAYKLLEQGHFFLKKARAAEDESNEVILKTRNVETQGEIVLDLQERGAKEAIRLLKCQISSFSGISSIKYLKVICDTKEEDISKGSRRRSLVLKLLEEESIKWTEGENAGTILVQLASVNRKQLTFLTKK; from the exons ATGGAGGCCTCTGGTTCGAACGGCGCGTCGAGTCTCGCTGACGATATGGCGCTGAGGGGTTTGCTGGAGGTGTTTGGGGCTGCGTTTTCTCTCGATCAAATCACTTCTGCGTATTGCAAGGCAGGGAAGAATGCTGACGCCGCCGCCGAAGCCCTGGCTACCTCTGCACCCAATGGCGGAGAAACTTCCGGATTACCTGCCAATAGTATCTATAAGAAGCCGCCTTATCAAGAAAATGGGAATGGGAATAGGAATAGGAACGGGAATGGGAATCCCAGACCTTCAAAGCCGAAATATCGGCCGGTTTCGGTTGGTAGCGTTTCGAGCATTATTGGGAAGCAGTATGTGAAGGAAACGGCGCCGGCGCCGGCAAATGGGTCTAATGAAGCAACCAAGCCCTTGAAGCTGGACTCCAGTGTGTTGCCAATGTCGGAAAATTGGGTCGAAAACGATGAGTCGTGTTCCTCAAGGGATGAACTGCTCCACCAGGGCATGGAGGATTTTCTGTTCAGTATGCTTGGAGTTGGGTTCAAGCTAGAGAGGGATCAGATTCGGCAAGTTCTTG ATAGTTGCGGATATGATATGGAAAAG AGCATGGAAAAACTGATTAATCTGCCAGCATCAACTTCCGAGAAAAGGAACGAACTCATCAGAAAATCCAGTGAGAAG TCTGCAGATTTGTCCCTGAAATATGAAGtatcatccgacagaaaatccAAAAACTCCACCGAAGG TAACAGAGATAGGGCTTCAAATACAAACGAAGCAGAATCTACTGGACAGCAAAAGGAGAGAAATGATCTCGAGAAGGATATTCTGGCTTCTCTGTTTTGTGCTTCCGAGAGAGCCGAGGAGAGACTAGTGGAGAGACCAAGAAGAACAATAAAGTCAGGGAGTGGATATGGAGCATATGGACAACTAGTTGCTGAACCTCCGGACGATTTCATTTCAGAGTACAAGTCGGCTGTTGTGTATCAACATCATCATGGCGAGGAAG ATGCAGATGACGAAGATAGCTACCAGGTTCTCCGTAGATCTGTGAAGGAGTATCGGAGTACGATGAAGGACTATTACCAGGCT GCTGTAGCCGCATTTGCTAAGGAGGATCATGATCGCGCTTACAAACTTCTAGAACAA GGACATTTTTTCCTCAAAAAGGCGCGTGCAGCAGAGGATGAGTCGAATGAAGTGATTCTTAAAACTAG AAATGTTGAGACTCAAGGTGAAATAGTGCTTGACTTGCAAGAACGCGGTGCCAAGGAGGCAATACGTCTTTTGAAGTGTcaaatttcatcattttctgGCATCTCAT CAATCAAGTACCTTAAGGTCATATGCGATACAAAAGAGGAAGATATCTCAAAAGGATCGCGAAGACGATCATTG GTTCTGAAGCTACTGGAGGAAGAATCGATTAAGTGGACCGAAGGAGAAAATGCTGGAACAATACTAGTCCAATTAGCCAGTGTTAATCGAAAGCAATTAACATTTCTCACAAAGAAATGA